The Pseudanabaena sp. BC1403 genome includes the window AAAATTTAGCAAAATCTAGAATAAGGAAAGACACTATTTTAGTTTTTCGCTAAAAACTAAAATAAGCACCATTGTTGTTTTAGTTTTTTGAGATTGAGGTCTTTTGATTGATGACGCTGATATCCAGACGCTAATAAAACATCGGCGATCGCATTTTTAAAGGCTTGTTCAGAAATTCGTAATGTGGCAGCTACTTCCGAGTATGCACAGTTTACCCGCTCTGATGAATATAGCGATCGATGTTCTACTTTAACGCATTGACACATTCTGTGAATCTCCTATGTCGATCCATTGACAGTAATTTTGAACCTACCATTCCGTACTTCCTACAAATATGGTCTCTCCACTGCTGAGACTTGTATTTGCACAAGCATCAGCGATCGCCTTTGCAAAATCGGCAACGGTTGGTAATGTACCTGCTTGTTCGCGTCGTTCGTTGATAAATCCTCGATTTGCACGTTCCATTAGTTTTGGCGTGATTGTCCCTTCGATTAAATCTCCACTAACAACGACCAAACTAATTCCTTTATCAGTGAGTTGGGGAATGCGATCGCGCAGCGACTGTTCACCTGCGTATTTACTTGCAGCAACGTTTTCGTAGATGGCACTTACAGGCTTTTGTCCATAAAAATGCGCTAAGTGACTAGTCACAAACACAATTCGTCCACCATCTTTCATTAAGGGAACTGCTAGATCTGCCAATCGCTCTTGCGCCTTGAGGTTAAGATCCATCGCATAGTCTGTGGATTTATCCTTTTCCATACCACCACTGGCATTAAGTACTAATAAGTCCAATTTCGTCAAGTCAGTGGCAATGCTCTGCATCATTTTGCCAACCTGCTCTGCATTGGTGATGTCTGCTTGTGCAAGAATCGCACGACTCCCAGTTGTTATCACATTCGCTGCAATTTCTTCGGCTCGATGCGCTTTACTGCGGTAGTTGATGATGATATCGGCTCCCCGCTCAGCCAATTGTTGAGCAACAGCCGCACCAATGCCTCGCGATGCACCAGTTACTAAAGCAATCTTTCCCCTTAAATCAAGCACGATGCGGCTTTACTCCTACGAATTTAAACTTTGTCTAGATTCAACGATAAAACAGTCGCTTACCAAAGTAAAGTAGAGCGAAATACACTCATGCT containing:
- a CDS encoding SDR family oxidoreductase, which encodes MLDLRGKIALVTGASRGIGAAVAQQLAERGADIIINYRSKAHRAEEIAANVITTGSRAILAQADITNAEQVGKMMQSIATDLTKLDLLVLNASGGMEKDKSTDYAMDLNLKAQERLADLAVPLMKDGGRIVFVTSHLAHFYGQKPVSAIYENVAASKYAGEQSLRDRIPQLTDKGISLVVVSGDLIEGTITPKLMERANRGFINERREQAGTLPTVADFAKAIADACANTSLSSGETIFVGSTEW